Proteins encoded by one window of Juglans regia cultivar Chandler chromosome 15, Walnut 2.0, whole genome shotgun sequence:
- the LOC108999725 gene encoding uncharacterized protein LOC108999725, with protein sequence MSDLNVNENERGANPSASEVLRAAAHQLIDDLAQNPVGRQRNSNEGGDEQKVAYATFKLTGEAKRWWISERTIREAGGTEIVSWPHFKQIFLERFFPSSAREDKAMEFATLVQGSMTVHQYAARFIELSRFAAYLIPDEEKKARKFEQGLNEKLYERVVGFQIRNFSELVDKATVFERSLQRSAALHDQKKRTISSGPHFGMDQGAWKKRNEGSSSGKRMVQGTHQAYQCRTCNRVHTGVCRKEAGLCYRCGRSGHYLRDCPLRLDNSRPPPPPRTEGTARGNMQRTTAPARVFALTPGEAEDRNDVITGMTSWLCF encoded by the exons ATGTCGGACTTGAACGTGAACGAGAATGAAAGGGGAGCAAACCCGAGTGCTTCTGAAGTACTACGAGCAGCAGCTCATCAGTTAATAGACGATCTCGCGCAAAATCCCGTAGGTCGCCAACGCAACTCTAATGAAGGAGGTG ATGAACAAAAGGTGGCATATGCAACTTTCAAACTGACCGGTGAGGCAAAAAGATGGTGGATCTCAGAAAGAACTATCCGAGAAGCAGGGGGAACAGAAATAGTCAGTTGGCCACATTTTAAGCAGATTTTTCTTGAGCGATTTTTCCCAAGCTCGGCTCGAGAGGACAAGGCAATGGAATTTGCCACTCTGGTGCAGGGATCCATGACGGTGCACCAATATGCAGCTAGATTCATTGAATTATCTCGTTTTGCTGCGTATCTGATTCCTGACGAAGAAAAGAAAGCGCGTAAATTCGAACAAGGGCTGAATGAAAAACTTTATGAGCGAGTAGTGGGCTTCCAGATTCGAAATTTCTCAGAATTGGTAGATAAGGCCACAGTTTTTGAGCGAAGCCTTCAAAGGAGCGCTGCATTGCACGATCAGAAGAAGAGGACTATTTCTTCGGGGCCTCATTTTGGTATGGACCAAGGAgcgtggaaaaagagaaatgaaggtAGTAGCTCAGGAAAAAGAATGGTTCAGGGCACCCATCAAGCGTATCAATGTAGAACTTGCAACCGAGTGCATACTGGAGTATGCAGGAAGGAAGCGGGACTATGCTACCGTTGTGGCAGATCGGGCCATTATCTCAGGGACTGCCCTCTACGATTGGATAACAGCAGGCCCCCACCACCACCTAGAACAGAAGGGACAGCGCGAGGCAACATGCAGCGTACTACTGCACCTGCAAGGGTTTTTGCTCTGACACCTGGAGAGGCGGAGGATAGGAATGATGTGATCACGGGTATGACTTCTTGGTTATGTTTTTAA
- the LOC118343771 gene encoding ubinuclein-1-like — MDDALEDRICDLYDLFVDGLDEDAGPQIRKLYGELAELWPVGFMDNHGIKRAICRAKDRRRALYGRHKDQEKIKRKKMLARRMDETVRVEGNSIAQPQSMRERTSTETGSHGLTSATRPVTSSPAAVRMHSPSSNGPIMLDRMKQEKQKGTSSNPVDDTRVLSDGGMVKKKVKRKPELDLNESLLRPEKLPSQQGEERHKSLKQAAATAGLPQKSNLQSSSAPPNVEQSS; from the exons aTGGATGATGCATTAGAGGACAGAATTTGTGATCTCTATGACCTTTTTGTTGAT GGGCTGGATGAAGATGCGGGTCCACAAATTAGAAAGTTATATGGAGAG CTTGCAGAATTGTGGCCAGTTGGTTTCATGGACAATCATGGGATCAAAAGAGCGATTTGTAGGGCTAAAGATAGGCGGAGGGCACTGTACGGTAGACATAAG GATCAGGAGaaaatcaaaaggaagaaaatgttGGCACGTAGAATGGACGAGACTGTTCGAGTCGAAGGTAATTCAATTGCTCAGCCACAGTCTATGCGTGAGCGCACATCTACTGAAACTGGTAGTCATGGTTTAACTTCAGCAACCAGGCCGGTTACTAGTTCGCCGGCAGCAGTCAGGATGCACAGTCCCTCATCCAATGGTCCGATTATGTTGGACAGAATGAAACAAGAGAAACAAAAGGGAACCTCAAGCAATCCGGTGGATGATACAAGGGTATTATCAGATGGAGGAATGGTGAAGAAGAAGGTAAAGCGGAAGCCAGAACTGGACTTAAACGAAAGCCTTTTGCGTCCAGAGAAATTACCTTCTCAACAGGGAGAGGAGAGACACAAGTCCCTCAAGCAGGCTGCTGCTACAGCAGGTCTTCCCCAAAAATCAAATCTTCAGTCATCTTCTGCGCCTCCAAACGTTGAACAGTCAAGCTGA